One window of the bacterium genome contains the following:
- a CDS encoding YIP1 family protein encodes MNEGKRLISVFVSPSRCFEDIKEKSRWWLPFLILLVVAAAASVLPRLIIPPDVFLDTIRQNLPQGVEMQEEQMQMIVERMNSPIAIIGTAVSVMLLQTIITFLSALVFWVLFSLFGGKSSFKKSISVVAYTGLVTALGLLFISALSIILQRVDIMTSLGLLPFLERGTFLFRFASQIDFFALWRVLLMGFGFAIVTESQRWKGLTLVIVPWLLLSLGVAAINIGFGR; translated from the coding sequence ATGAACGAAGGAAAACGTCTTATTTCAGTTTTCGTATCGCCTTCACGATGCTTTGAAGACATAAAAGAAAAATCACGCTGGTGGCTGCCGTTCTTGATACTCCTCGTTGTCGCGGCAGCTGCATCCGTGCTGCCCAGGCTTATAATACCTCCGGACGTATTTCTTGATACTATAAGGCAGAACCTTCCTCAGGGCGTCGAAATGCAGGAAGAACAAATGCAAATGATTGTTGAGAGGATGAATTCTCCTATAGCCATAATAGGTACGGCTGTTTCTGTAATGCTTCTTCAGACAATAATAACTTTTCTATCGGCTCTTGTGTTCTGGGTATTGTTTTCCCTTTTTGGCGGAAAAAGCAGCTTTAAGAAATCCATCTCGGTAGTTGCATACACCGGGCTTGTAACGGCACTCGGATTACTGTTTATCTCGGCGCTCAGTATTATCCTTCAGAGGGTAGACATCATGACTTCACTTGGTCTTCTTCCTTTTCTTGAAAGAGGCACCTTCCTTTTCCGATTCGCATCACAGATTGATTTCTTTGCCTTATGGCGGGTATTGCTTATGGGATTCGGTTTCGCCATAGTCACCGAAAGCCAGCGCTGGAAAGGCCTTACGCTTGTCATTGTTCCTTGGCTCCTTCTTTCTCTGGGCGTCGCCGCGATTAATATCGGCTTCGGTCGGTGA
- a CDS encoding sigma 54-interacting transcriptional regulator encodes MSKKGSKETSKAAAIGLEELRRLVDVTGKLLSTIEFDRLLEIILESAKSLTQSEASSLLLLDEKVNKLRFAIATGEAKESLVSLYVPLGEESIAGYVFLKGEPLVVNDVKKDGRWYSGTDEATSFQTRSILGVPLRLEDKTVGVIEVLNKESRADFTDEDVTLLELLAGQAAQVLRNAQNYMELQASKRVIEEAQELRYRIIGRDPKLLEALDLSKRVAASNTTVIITGESGTGKELLARFIHLNSPRSEGPFVVVNCAAIPTTLIESELFGYEKGAFTGASVRKEGKFEQAHKGSLFLDEIGDLGLETQVKLLRFFEQKEFERLGGKETISVDVRVITATNQNIPNLIREKKFREDLYYRINVFPVELPHLRERKSDIKLLAEHFIRLFNAETTKGIDKLDKEALELLEEYDWPGNVRELRNVIERAFVLSRSTHISKGDIVIGKGPQSERVDLFAEPKPWLDAVLHFKKEYLTHILKETRGNHKKAAEMLGIQPSYLSRLKKELGFEKEDS; translated from the coding sequence ATGTCGAAAAAAGGCTCTAAGGAAACGTCAAAGGCAGCGGCAATAGGTCTTGAGGAGCTCAGACGTCTCGTTGATGTTACCGGTAAGCTTCTTTCGACAATTGAGTTTGACCGTCTGCTTGAGATTATTCTGGAATCCGCAAAATCCCTGACTCAGTCCGAGGCTTCATCGCTGCTTCTTTTAGACGAAAAGGTAAACAAGCTGCGTTTTGCGATAGCGACGGGCGAGGCTAAGGAATCCCTTGTTTCGCTTTACGTTCCCCTGGGTGAGGAAAGCATTGCGGGTTACGTTTTTCTTAAAGGCGAGCCCCTTGTGGTGAATGATGTTAAAAAGGATGGCCGGTGGTACTCGGGTACTGACGAAGCCACTTCTTTCCAGACCCGTTCAATACTTGGCGTTCCTTTGAGGCTTGAGGACAAAACGGTCGGCGTTATCGAGGTTCTTAACAAGGAATCGAGAGCTGATTTTACCGATGAAGACGTGACGCTTTTAGAACTTCTCGCAGGCCAGGCCGCCCAGGTGCTGCGGAATGCTCAGAACTACATGGAGCTTCAGGCTTCGAAACGCGTTATAGAAGAAGCGCAGGAGTTAAGATACAGGATAATAGGTCGCGACCCTAAACTTCTCGAAGCTCTTGATCTCTCTAAACGCGTAGCCGCTTCGAATACGACCGTAATCATTACCGGAGAAAGCGGAACAGGCAAAGAGCTTCTTGCGCGATTCATACACCTCAACAGTCCCCGCAGTGAGGGACCGTTCGTTGTAGTGAACTGCGCGGCAATTCCAACCACTCTCATTGAAAGCGAGTTGTTCGGCTACGAAAAGGGTGCTTTTACCGGAGCGTCCGTTCGCAAGGAAGGCAAGTTCGAACAGGCGCACAAGGGTTCATTATTTCTCGATGAGATAGGAGATTTGGGTCTTGAGACGCAGGTCAAACTTCTGAGGTTTTTCGAACAGAAGGAGTTTGAACGTCTCGGCGGAAAGGAGACTATCTCGGTCGATGTTCGAGTCATTACGGCCACAAACCAGAATATTCCCAACCTTATCAGGGAAAAAAAATTCCGGGAGGATCTTTATTACAGAATAAATGTTTTTCCGGTCGAGCTTCCGCATCTCAGGGAACGCAAAAGCGATATTAAGCTTCTGGCTGAGCATTTCATCAGGCTTTTCAATGCCGAGACAACGAAGGGAATAGACAAGCTAGATAAGGAAGCCCTGGAATTACTTGAGGAGTACGACTGGCCCGGCAACGTCAGAGAGCTTAGAAACGTAATTGAGCGTGCTTTCGTCCTCTCCAGGAGTACGCATATAAGCAAGGGCGACATCGTAATCGGCAAAGGACCTCAGTCGGAAAGGGTGGATCTTTTCGCAGAGCCAAAGCCCTGGCTGGATGCGGTTCTGCACTTCAAGAAGGAATATTTAACGCATATACTTAAAGAGACCCGCGGCAATCATAAAAAAGCCGCAGAGATGCTCGGAATTCAGCCAAGTTATCTCTCGAGATTGAAGAAGGAACTCGGATTCGAAAAGGAGGATTCATGA